The Humulus lupulus chromosome 3, drHumLupu1.1, whole genome shotgun sequence genome window below encodes:
- the LOC133821943 gene encoding VQ motif-containing protein 20-like: MSPVNFINDQDHHHHHITINGPRPSPLKINRDSHSIQKSAHNFPGKVHHHQQQHQQQKRQPVIIYTHSPKIIHTQPRDFMALVQKLTGQSRSDNDEENDEDVRDDQSFGSKRRGDSSSNDVKLEDNESGASYSSGVSTDENYVSGVGSRDQDSAAVNGVVSSTSSAPYFGDVPLFTPTGAGDFFCSPRPVYRFSDTTSLSLSSPNLGSSLNSPSFLEFIKGLPEY, encoded by the coding sequence ATGAGTCCAGTAAATTTCATCAACGATcaagatcatcatcatcatcatatcacGATCAACGGTCCACGACCATCTCCATTGAAGATCAACAGAGACTCTCATTCGATTCAGAAATCAGCACATAATTTTCCCGGAAAAGTTCATCACCATCAACAACAACACCAGCAGCAGAAGCGGCAGCCGGTCATTATCTACACACATTCTCCCAAGATCATCCACACTCAACCGCGTGATTTCATGGCCCTCGTCCAGAAACTCACCGGCCAATCGCGATCGGACAACGACGAAGAAAATGACGAAGATGTTCGTGACGACCAATCTTTTGGATCCAAACGACGCGGCGATTCTTCTTCAAACGACGTTAAATTAGAGGATAACGAGTCGGGAGCCTCGTACTCTTCCGGTGTCTCGACGGACGAGAATTATGTTAGCGGCGTCGGTTCTCGTGATCAAGATTCGGCGGCGGTCAACGGCGTCGTTTCGAGTACGTCGTCTGCTCCGTATTTTGGCGACGTTCCTTTGTTTACTCCAACCGGCGCCGGTGACTTCTTCTGCTCACCGCGGCCTGTTTATCGATTCTCTGATACGACGTCGTTGTCTTTGTCGTCTCCAAACTTGGGGAGCTCGCTTAATTCGCCGTCGTTTCTCGAGTTCATCAAAGGGCTACCGGAATATTGA
- the LOC133821942 gene encoding uncharacterized protein LOC133821942, whose amino-acid sequence MEVPVINRISNFDGAGVTCLQNPSFVSQILSITAREKLFHAHNFWKWGAFIIAMIASFGTIISRIKILVIRIQCHFCKDSSASQPLLDNFDDYDFTSDDEDDEVDEEDDDDDVSCSSYDSDGAPSSYSDDMDCLSADEDFHVKGSRHYAGHDQSSNLGLRRRRSFVDQFSWSDFSSGKSVVKLWDSLGLGLGLDGSPNQKIVSLYSSSSPAAILSAEGSDSGRVTFGVWDTRVGSRIPAILADWGPQLGKIVGVATNGAEKVYVGDDVTGGLTIGDLRKVSSPLKKFSKADVDETWWDADSGLVSDESAAVSRLDSAATRCCDAVRSYLL is encoded by the coding sequence ATGGAGGTTCCTGTTATTAACAGAATAAGTAATTTCGACGGCGCCGGAGTTACTTGTTTGCAAAACCCATCTTTTGTTTCTCAGATTCTTTCCATTACCGCCAGAGAAAAGCTCTTTCACGCTCATAATTTCTGGAAATGGGGTGCCTTCATCATCGCGATGATAGCGTCCTTCGGCACCATAATTAGCAGAATCAAAATTTTGGTAATTAGAATACAATGCCATTTTTGTAAAGATTCTTCGGCTTCACAACCTCTTCTCGACAATTTTGACGATTACGATTTCACCAGCGATGACGAAGACGATGAAGTCGACGAAGAAGACGACGACGACGACGTTTCGTGCTCATCTTACGACTCTGACGGAGCTCCGTCGTCGTACTCCGATGACATGGATTGTCTTTCTGCAGATGAAGATTTCCACGTCAAAGGTTCAAGACACTACGCCGGCCATGACCAGAGTAGTAATTTGGGTCTCCGTAGGCGGCGGAGCTTCGTTGACCAATTCTCATGGTCTGACTTTTCCAGCGGCAAGAGCGTCGTCAAGCTCTGGGACAGCTTGGGCCTTGGGTTGGGCCTCGACGGCAGCCCAAACCAGAAAATTGTGTCCTTGTACTCATCCTCATCACCGGCGGCGATACTTTCGGCCGAAGGAAGCGACTCCGGGCGCGTGACCTTCGGAGTTTGGGACACGCGCGTTGGGAGTCGGATCCCAGCGATACTAGCCGATTGGGGCCCGCAGCTGGGGAAGATTGTCGGAGTCGCAACCAACGGCGCCGAAAAGGTCTACGTCGGAGATGACGTCACGGGCGGACTAACAATCGGCGACTTGAGAAAAGTGAGCTCGCCGCTGAAGAAATTTTCAAAAGCTGACGTGGACGAAACCTGGTGGGACGCCGATTCCGGTTTAGTTTCAGACGAGTCAGCAGCCGTGTCTAGACTTGACTCGGCCGCGACTCGTTGCTGTGACGCGGTTAGGTCATATCTATTGTAG